The following coding sequences are from one Polynucleobacter sp. JS-JIR-II-50 window:
- the oxlT gene encoding oxalate/formate MFS antiporter, giving the protein MSGEKTAGPLGGRWFQLLIGIICMSMIANLQYGWTLFVNPIDAKFGWGRAAIQVAFTIFVLTETWLVPIEGYLVDKFGPRPVVFCGGILCGLGWIMNSHADTLTMLYVAAAVSGVGAGAVYGTCVGNALKWFPDRRGLAAGMTAAGFGAGSALTVIPIANMIANQGYQDAFWYFGIWQGSIVVVLSLLLSKPIKGVITTVKAAVAQTRKDFRPMEMVKQPVFWIMYLMFVMVAAGGLMATAQLGPIAKDFQIAGVTVSLMGLALPALTFALTVDRVLNGLTRPFFGWVSDKIGREQTMTLCFSFECLGILGLYYLGRDPVMFVLLTGLVFFAWGEIYSLFPSTNADTFGSTYAAGNAGLLYTAKGTASLLVPLSSVLVATTGGWEVVFWVASFLNGTAAILAWFVLRPMRRKLIERSASM; this is encoded by the coding sequence ATGAGCGGCGAGAAAACTGCAGGACCTTTAGGAGGTCGTTGGTTTCAGCTACTAATTGGCATCATTTGTATGTCGATGATTGCAAACTTGCAATACGGTTGGACTTTATTTGTAAACCCAATCGACGCTAAGTTTGGTTGGGGTCGTGCAGCGATTCAAGTTGCATTCACCATTTTCGTATTGACCGAAACTTGGTTGGTGCCAATCGAAGGTTATCTCGTTGATAAGTTTGGTCCACGCCCAGTTGTTTTCTGCGGCGGCATTTTATGCGGCCTTGGCTGGATCATGAATTCCCATGCAGATACATTAACTATGCTCTACGTAGCTGCTGCTGTTAGTGGTGTGGGTGCTGGTGCTGTTTACGGTACTTGCGTAGGCAATGCGCTCAAGTGGTTCCCAGATCGTCGTGGTTTAGCTGCTGGTATGACTGCTGCAGGCTTTGGTGCAGGCTCCGCATTAACTGTTATTCCAATCGCAAACATGATTGCTAATCAAGGTTATCAAGATGCGTTCTGGTACTTCGGCATCTGGCAGGGTTCAATCGTAGTTGTATTGAGTTTGTTGCTTTCTAAGCCGATCAAAGGCGTTATCACTACTGTTAAAGCTGCCGTTGCTCAGACTCGTAAAGATTTCCGCCCGATGGAGATGGTGAAGCAGCCTGTGTTCTGGATCATGTATCTCATGTTCGTCATGGTTGCGGCTGGTGGCTTGATGGCTACTGCTCAATTAGGCCCAATTGCTAAAGACTTCCAAATTGCTGGCGTAACTGTAAGCTTGATGGGCTTGGCATTACCTGCTCTGACCTTTGCTTTGACTGTTGACCGTGTATTGAACGGCTTGACCCGTCCTTTCTTTGGTTGGGTATCAGACAAGATTGGCCGCGAACAAACTATGACCTTATGCTTCTCATTTGAGTGCTTAGGTATTCTTGGTTTGTATTACCTCGGTCGCGATCCAGTCATGTTTGTTCTGTTAACTGGTTTAGTGTTCTTTGCCTGGGGTGAGATCTATAGCTTGTTCCCATCAACTAACGCTGATACTTTTGGATCAACCTATGCTGCTGGTAACGCAGGTCTCCTCTACACAGCAAAAGGAACTGCTTCATTGTTAGTGCCTTTGTCTAGCGTATTGGTGGCTACTACTGGTGGCTGGGAAGTGGTGTTCTGGGTTGCGAGTTTCTTGAATGGAACTGCTGCGATCTTGGCTTGGTTTGTATTGCGTCCAATGCGTCGCAAACTCATCGAGCGTTCTGCTTCTATGTAA
- a CDS encoding DUF1854 domain-containing protein: MSTTHQLERDALGRLVFIDNKGERHIGVHPVRAFPITAPAAGIGIMNQSGKELCWFPDVTAISEAELGLIEEELAEREFMPVVEKITKVSTFATPSIWDIETDRGPTRIRLKGEEDIRRIAGNTLLIADSNGLQFLIKDSTQLDKVSKKLLDRFR, translated from the coding sequence ATGAGTACGACTCATCAGCTAGAGCGTGATGCGCTAGGCCGTCTAGTCTTTATCGATAACAAGGGTGAGCGACACATTGGCGTTCATCCTGTCAGGGCTTTTCCAATTACTGCGCCTGCTGCTGGTATTGGCATCATGAATCAATCTGGAAAAGAGCTTTGCTGGTTTCCAGATGTCACTGCAATTTCTGAAGCAGAACTTGGATTGATTGAGGAAGAATTGGCTGAACGCGAATTCATGCCAGTCGTTGAGAAGATCACTAAGGTTTCTACGTTTGCCACCCCTAGTATTTGGGATATCGAAACGGATCGAGGTCCAACTCGAATTCGCCTCAAGGGCGAGGAAGATATTCGTCGAATTGCTGGCAATACATTGCTGATTGCCGATTCCAACGGACTGCAATTTCTCATCAAAGACTCTACGCAATTGGATAAAGTCAGCAAAAAACTGCTAGATCGGTTCCGCTAA
- a CDS encoding ABC transporter ATP-binding protein, with translation MKLQILPFAPELPSYWSAILGAETSPVKSPEALLAWVELDLGLDLRFEKSLLLLGEQGLFWTDGKVFESWKLETNTHLIHGDHAGVGHLRLETPDKLLRSWNFTLAVNPQVLRLQSAFKQLTRGEELSNGAVSEYDKQVCPVCLSPKPANSDSCPTCDPEDDAPPSTWTLFKLWRFARPYKKQLLLGFVLTLLSTGATLIPPYLTMPLMDHVLIPYERGNPIDFHLASMYLLALFGAAIVAWGLGWWKTYLLALVSERIGADLRNTTFEHLLKLSLEYFGGKRTGDLIARIGAETDRICVFLSLYALDFATDVLMITMTAAILVSIDPLLALVTLAPLPFIVWMIHVVRDRLRFGFEKIDRIWSEVTNILADTIPGIRVVKAFAQEDRELKRFVDSNKHNLQINDRVNRVWGLFSPTVTLLTETGLLVVWGFGIWQVAHQKISVGVLIAFLAYIGRFYIRLDSMSRIVSHTQKAAAGAKRIFDILDHVSSVPEPINPAPLGEVKGRISLRGVGFRYGNRAVSKGIDLDIAPGEMIGLVGHSGSGKSTLVNLICRFYDVSAGSISLDGRDIRSIGIADYRKRIGLVLQEPFLFFGTIAENIAYGKPDATREEIIEAARAAHAHEFILRLPLGYDSLVGERGQSLSGGERQRISIARALLINPSILILDEATSSVDTTTEKEIQRALDNLVKGRTTIAIAHRLSTLRKADRLVVLDKGEIVEIGSHDQLMEAQGAYYTLYQAQLRHAAELVEGGAIGESLDEVQEEKLEQVAKQVGGGV, from the coding sequence ATGAAGCTACAAATCCTACCTTTTGCCCCTGAGCTACCGAGCTATTGGTCGGCTATTTTGGGGGCAGAGACTTCCCCGGTAAAGAGCCCTGAAGCCCTACTAGCTTGGGTTGAGCTCGATTTAGGTCTCGACCTACGTTTTGAAAAAAGCCTGCTTTTACTCGGTGAACAAGGCTTGTTTTGGACCGACGGCAAAGTATTTGAGTCTTGGAAGTTGGAGACAAACACCCATTTAATCCACGGTGATCATGCTGGAGTAGGGCATTTGCGCTTGGAAACTCCCGATAAATTGTTGAGATCCTGGAATTTCACCCTGGCGGTAAACCCCCAAGTACTTCGCCTCCAATCCGCTTTTAAACAATTAACTCGTGGCGAGGAGCTGAGCAATGGTGCGGTCAGTGAGTATGACAAGCAGGTCTGCCCAGTTTGTTTGAGCCCAAAACCAGCAAATTCTGATTCTTGCCCGACTTGTGATCCTGAGGATGATGCGCCGCCATCTACTTGGACGCTCTTCAAGCTTTGGCGTTTTGCACGACCTTACAAGAAACAATTGCTACTGGGTTTTGTATTGACTCTGTTATCTACAGGCGCGACTTTAATTCCACCGTATCTCACCATGCCATTAATGGATCACGTGTTGATTCCATATGAGCGCGGCAATCCTATTGATTTTCATTTAGCCAGCATGTATCTGTTGGCATTGTTTGGCGCAGCAATTGTTGCTTGGGGCCTGGGTTGGTGGAAGACTTATTTACTTGCATTGGTGAGTGAGCGCATTGGTGCTGATTTACGCAACACTACTTTCGAGCATCTGTTAAAACTTTCGCTGGAATATTTTGGCGGCAAGAGAACGGGTGACTTGATTGCCCGCATTGGCGCTGAGACAGATCGTATTTGCGTTTTCCTCTCGTTATACGCGCTCGATTTTGCTACCGATGTGTTGATGATCACCATGACTGCAGCCATCCTAGTATCCATTGATCCTTTGCTGGCCTTGGTCACCTTGGCGCCATTACCATTCATTGTTTGGATGATTCATGTTGTGCGCGATCGTTTGCGTTTTGGTTTTGAAAAGATTGATCGCATCTGGTCTGAGGTAACTAATATTTTGGCGGACACTATCCCAGGCATTCGGGTAGTGAAAGCATTTGCGCAAGAAGACCGCGAACTCAAACGCTTCGTAGATTCCAATAAGCACAATTTACAAATTAATGATCGCGTGAATCGCGTGTGGGGATTGTTTTCTCCTACAGTAACTTTGCTTACTGAAACGGGTTTGCTAGTGGTATGGGGTTTTGGTATCTGGCAAGTTGCGCACCAGAAAATTTCTGTTGGCGTCTTGATTGCTTTCTTGGCATACATCGGCCGTTTTTATATTCGCTTAGATTCCATGAGTCGAATTGTTTCTCATACTCAGAAAGCGGCAGCTGGCGCTAAACGTATTTTTGATATTTTGGATCACGTCTCTAGCGTTCCTGAGCCTATCAATCCAGCACCTTTGGGTGAGGTCAAAGGCCGTATCTCCCTGCGTGGCGTAGGCTTCCGTTACGGTAATCGTGCCGTTTCTAAAGGCATTGACTTGGATATTGCGCCAGGCGAAATGATTGGCCTAGTAGGGCATAGTGGTTCCGGTAAGAGTACTTTGGTGAACTTGATCTGCCGCTTCTATGATGTGAGCGCGGGATCGATTTCATTGGATGGACGCGATATTCGGAGCATTGGGATTGCTGACTATCGCAAGCGTATTGGTTTGGTGTTGCAAGAACCGTTTTTATTCTTTGGCACGATTGCTGAAAACATCGCATACGGTAAGCCAGATGCAACGCGCGAAGAAATTATTGAGGCAGCACGTGCCGCTCATGCCCACGAATTTATTCTGCGCCTCCCTCTGGGTTATGACTCCCTGGTAGGGGAGCGCGGCCAATCGCTCTCTGGTGGCGAGCGTCAACGCATATCAATTGCGCGAGCACTGCTGATTAATCCAAGCATTCTGATCCTAGATGAAGCAACATCATCTGTTGATACCACTACTGAAAAAGAAATCCAGCGCGCTTTGGATAACCTGGTGAAGGGCCGCACTACGATTGCAATCGCCCATCGCCTCTCCACCTTAAGAAAAGCTGACCGCTTGGTGGTTTTAGATAAAGGCGAGATAGTGGAAATAGGCTCTCACGATCAATTGATGGAGGCCCAGGGCGCTTATTACACCTTATATCAAGCCCAGCTGCGTCATGCTGCGGAACTCGTTGAGGGCGGCGCTATTGGTGAAAGTCTAGATGAAGTTCAAGAAGAAAAGCTGGAACAAGTTGCTAAGCAAGTTGGGGGTGGGGTATGA